One genomic window of Quercus lobata isolate SW786 chromosome 9, ValleyOak3.0 Primary Assembly, whole genome shotgun sequence includes the following:
- the LOC115961163 gene encoding uncharacterized protein LOC115961163, with protein MQTIKEAEINLLRGVDPTDTRIERYMPYTYLVSEEVEKWTQSHDGGRRYGAMTTNISECFNGVLKGARGLPIAAMVHFTWCKLVAYFHDRHKQITSDLSRGKLWSDYAMEIYSRNEQKIAGHTVRKFNHAEGVYQVVTPYNDHRGGRGNHSHEVRIFARTCGCRKWQNLKIPCSHAIKVLQGLHLNATNYIDPCYSLNNAILTYSHNFVVPKSESEWRDVSGPRWVPDPLLLRGIGRPVKSRIRNEMDGVRRERGSRREDPDLRETQPRQQCGVCHQEGHNRRSCPNSRGASTSGTTIN; from the coding sequence ATGCAAACCATTAAGGAGGCCGAGATTAATTTACTGAGGGGTGTAGACCCTACTGATACGCGAATTGAACGTTATATGCCGTACACATATCTAGTGAGTGAGGAAGTGGAGAAATGGACccagtcacatgatggtggaagacgttacggggcaatgacaaccaatatctCCGAGTGCTTTAATGGGGTACTTAAAGGTGCCCGCGGTTTGCCCATTGCTGCAATGGTTCATTTCACTTGGTGCaaacttgttgcatatttccacgatcgacataaacaaattacttcTGATCTCTCTCGAGGTAAGCTATGGAGTGATTATGCAATGGAGATCTATAGCAGAAATGAGCAGAAAATTGCAGGACACACTGTGAGGAAATTTAATCATGCAGAGGGTGTATATCAGGTGGTTACCCCGTACAATGACCATAGAGGTGGAAGGGGAAACCACAGTCATGAAGTGCGCATATTTGCTAGAACATGTGGTTGCAGAAAGTGGCAAAACTTGaagatcccttgttcacatgcaattaaagttCTTCAAGGTCTGCATCTCAATGCGACCAACTATATTGACCCATGTTACAGTTTGAACAACGCCATTCTCACATATTCACATAATTTTGTGGTACCAAAGTCAGAGTCTGAGTGGAGGGACGTTTCCGGACCACGATGGGTGCCTGATCCACTGCTGTTGCGGGGCATAGGTCGTCCTGTGAAgtcaagaataaggaatgaaatggatgggGTACGGCGAGAACGGGGAAGCCGGAGGGAAGATCCGGACTTGAGGGAGACTCAACCGAGGCAACAATGCGGAGTGTGTCATCAAGAGGGGCATAACCGTAGAAGTTGTCCCAATTCCCGTGGGGCATCGACAAGTGGTACTACTATAAACTAG
- the LOC115958965 gene encoding ISWI chromatin-remodeling complex ATPase CHR17-like, with protein MKAIGKKLDRYKNPWLELKIQYGQNKGKLYNEECDRFMICMVHKLGYGNWDELKAAFRTSPLFRFDWFVKSRTTQELARRCDTLIRLVEKENQEYDERERQARKEKKLAKNLTP; from the exons ATGAAAGCTATTGGGAAGAAATTGGACCGGTACAAGAATCCATGGCTGGAACTCAAGATTCAGTATGGTCAGAATAAAGGGAAATTGTACAATGAAGAATGTGATCGTTTCATG ATATGCATGGTTCACAAACTTGGGTATGGGAACTGGGATGAGTTAAAGGCTGCATTTCGCACATCACCCTTGTTTCGTTTTGATTGGTTTGTGAAGTCTCGCACAACTCAAGAACTTGCAAGGAGGTGTGATACACTAATTCGGTTGGTGGAGAAGGAAAACCAAGAGTACGACGAGAGGGAGAGACAAGCTCGTAAAGAGAAGAAGCTTGCCAAG AATTTGACACCATGA